One region of Eubalaena glacialis isolate mEubGla1 chromosome 6, mEubGla1.1.hap2.+ XY, whole genome shotgun sequence genomic DNA includes:
- the LOC133093275 gene encoding tetratricopeptide repeat protein 8-like isoform X2 encodes MGLEMELLLLAWSYFRHRKFQLCADLCMQMLEKSPYDQIEWILKARALNEVVYIDEIDIDQEGIAGMILNKNAQVPRPGTSLKLPGSNQTGGPSPAVRPITQAGIPITGFLRPSVQSGRPSTMEQAIRTPRTAYTAYPITSSSGRFFKLVMALFEYIFHHENDVKTAVDLAALSTEHSQYKDWWWKVQIGECYYRLGMYLEAEKQFKSALKQQEMVDTFLYLAKVYISLDQPVTALNLFKQGLDKFPGEVTLLCGIARIYEEMNNISSATEYHKEVLKQDNTQVEVTACTGSNHFYSDQPEAALWFYRRFLQKGVYNCQLFNNLGLCCFYAQQYDMTLTSFEHALSLAENEEEVAEVWHNLEHVAVGIGDMNLAHQCFRLGLVNSNNRAETYNNLAVLEMRKGHVKHMGDLQRSYIAAQKSEAAFPDHLGT; translated from the exons ATGGGCTTGGAGATGGAGCTGTTGCTCCTGGCCTGGAGCTATTTTAGGCACAGGAAGTTCCAGCTCTGTGCAGATCTGTGCATGCAGATGCTGGAGAAGTCCCCTTATGACCAGATTGAGT GGATTTTAAAAGCACGAGCACTAAATGAAGTGGTGTACATAGATGAAATTGACATAGATCAGGAAGGAATTGCAGGAATGATACTGAACAAAAATGCTCAAGTTCCACGTCCTGGAACATCTCTGAAACTCCCTGGAAGTAACCAGACAGGAGGGCCTAGTCCAGCTGTCAGGCCAATCACTCAAGCTGGAATACCCATTACAGGTTTCCTTAGACCCAGCGTACAAAGTGGAAGGCCAAGCACTATGGAACAGGCCATTAGAACACCCAGAACTGCCTACACAGCTTACCCTATCACCAGCTCATCTGGAAGATTTTTTAAGCTGGTAATG GCTTTGTTTGAGTATATCTTTCATCATGAAAATGATGTTAAGACTGCTGTGGATTTGGCTGCCCTTTCCACAGAGCATTCTCAGTACAAGGACTGGTGGTGGAAAGTGCAGATTGGAGAATGTTACTACAGGTTAGGAATGTATCTTGAagcagaaaaacaatttaaatcagCCCTGAAGCAGCAGGAAATGGTAGATACGTTTCTCTACTTGGCAAAAGTTTACATCTCATTGGATCAACCTGTGACTGCTTTAAATCTTTTCAAACAAGGCTTAGATAAGTTTCCAGGAGAAGTAACCCTACTTTGTGGAATTGCCAGGATCTATGAGGAAATGAACAATATTTCATCAGCCACTGAATACCACAAAGAGGTTTTGAAACAGGACAACACTCAGGTGGAAGTCACTGCATGCACTGGAAGCAACCATTTTTATTCTGATCAACCAGAAGCAGCTCTCTGGTTTTACAGGCGATTCCTGCAGAAGGGTGTTTATAACTGCCAGCTTTTCAACAACCTGGGGCTCTGTTGCTTCTATGCCCAGCAGTATGATATGACTCTGACCTCATTTGAACATGCCCTTTCCCTGGCTGAAAATGAAGAGGAGGTAGCTGAGGTCTGGCACAACTTGGAACATGTAGCTGTGGGAATAGGAGATATGAATCTGGCCCATCAGTGCTTCAGGCTGGGTCTGGTTAACAGCAATAACCGTGCAGAGACCTACAACAACCTGGCCGTGCTGGAGATGCGGAAGGGCCATGTCAAACAT ATGGGAGATCTACAGAGGAGCTACATTGCTGCTCAGAAGTCTGAAGCAGCATTTCCAGATCACCTGGGCACTTAA
- the LOC133093275 gene encoding tetratricopeptide repeat protein 8-like isoform X1, producing MGLEMELLLLAWSYFRHRKFQLCADLCMQMLEKSPYDQIEWILKARALNEVVYIDEIDIDQEGIAGMILNKNAQVPRPGTSLKLPGSNQTGGPSPAVRPITQAGIPITGFLRPSVQSGRPSTMEQAIRTPRTAYTAYPITSSSGRFFKLVMASMLTNPDGPFINLSRLNLTKYAQKPKLAKALFEYIFHHENDVKTAVDLAALSTEHSQYKDWWWKVQIGECYYRLGMYLEAEKQFKSALKQQEMVDTFLYLAKVYISLDQPVTALNLFKQGLDKFPGEVTLLCGIARIYEEMNNISSATEYHKEVLKQDNTQVEVTACTGSNHFYSDQPEAALWFYRRFLQKGVYNCQLFNNLGLCCFYAQQYDMTLTSFEHALSLAENEEEVAEVWHNLEHVAVGIGDMNLAHQCFRLGLVNSNNRAETYNNLAVLEMRKGHVKHMGDLQRSYIAAQKSEAAFPDHLGT from the exons ATGGGCTTGGAGATGGAGCTGTTGCTCCTGGCCTGGAGCTATTTTAGGCACAGGAAGTTCCAGCTCTGTGCAGATCTGTGCATGCAGATGCTGGAGAAGTCCCCTTATGACCAGATTGAGT GGATTTTAAAAGCACGAGCACTAAATGAAGTGGTGTACATAGATGAAATTGACATAGATCAGGAAGGAATTGCAGGAATGATACTGAACAAAAATGCTCAAGTTCCACGTCCTGGAACATCTCTGAAACTCCCTGGAAGTAACCAGACAGGAGGGCCTAGTCCAGCTGTCAGGCCAATCACTCAAGCTGGAATACCCATTACAGGTTTCCTTAGACCCAGCGTACAAAGTGGAAGGCCAAGCACTATGGAACAGGCCATTAGAACACCCAGAACTGCCTACACAGCTTACCCTATCACCAGCTCATCTGGAAGATTTTTTAAGCTGGTAATGGCTTCCATGCTTACAAATCCTGATGGaccttttataaatttatctagACTGAATTTAACAAAGTATGCCCAGAAACCTAAATTGGCAAAGGCTTTGTTTGAGTATATCTTTCATCATGAAAATGATGTTAAGACTGCTGTGGATTTGGCTGCCCTTTCCACAGAGCATTCTCAGTACAAGGACTGGTGGTGGAAAGTGCAGATTGGAGAATGTTACTACAGGTTAGGAATGTATCTTGAagcagaaaaacaatttaaatcagCCCTGAAGCAGCAGGAAATGGTAGATACGTTTCTCTACTTGGCAAAAGTTTACATCTCATTGGATCAACCTGTGACTGCTTTAAATCTTTTCAAACAAGGCTTAGATAAGTTTCCAGGAGAAGTAACCCTACTTTGTGGAATTGCCAGGATCTATGAGGAAATGAACAATATTTCATCAGCCACTGAATACCACAAAGAGGTTTTGAAACAGGACAACACTCAGGTGGAAGTCACTGCATGCACTGGAAGCAACCATTTTTATTCTGATCAACCAGAAGCAGCTCTCTGGTTTTACAGGCGATTCCTGCAGAAGGGTGTTTATAACTGCCAGCTTTTCAACAACCTGGGGCTCTGTTGCTTCTATGCCCAGCAGTATGATATGACTCTGACCTCATTTGAACATGCCCTTTCCCTGGCTGAAAATGAAGAGGAGGTAGCTGAGGTCTGGCACAACTTGGAACATGTAGCTGTGGGAATAGGAGATATGAATCTGGCCCATCAGTGCTTCAGGCTGGGTCTGGTTAACAGCAATAACCGTGCAGAGACCTACAACAACCTGGCCGTGCTGGAGATGCGGAAGGGCCATGTCAAACAT ATGGGAGATCTACAGAGGAGCTACATTGCTGCTCAGAAGTCTGAAGCAGCATTTCCAGATCACCTGGGCACTTAA